Within the Streptomyces sp. YIM 121038 genome, the region CCCGTACCCGAGCAGGTCGGCGAGCGGCTCCGGCAGTGCGGGCGCCCGACCCCACTGCACCGCGCCCACCAGCTGGAGAAGCACCTCGGCACGGCCGCGCGCATCTATCTGAAGCGTGAGGACGTACTGCCCACGGGCAGCTTCAAGCTGAACACCGCGATAGCGCAGGCGTTCTATGCGGCACAGGAGGGGCGCACCACTCTCGTTACCGAGACGGGCGCCGGACAATGGGGCATGAGCGTCGCCCTCGCGGCAAAGATGTTCGGCCTCGAAGCCGAGATCTACATGGTCAGGTGCTCACTGGAGCAAAAGCCCTACCGGCGCCACTACATGGAGCTTCTCGGGGCCCGAGTGCGCCCATCCCCATCTCCTCGCACCGAGATGGGCCGCCGGATCCTGGAACGCTTCCCGGATCACCCGGGGAGCCTCGGAACCGCGATCAGCGACGCGATTCAACACGCACTCGACAAGCCTTCCGCAGCCTATCTCTCCGGAAGCGGAATGACGCACGTCTATCTCCATCAAACGCTCCTCGGACTCGAAGTCGAGGCGCAACTCGGAGAAATACACGGAGAGGCTCTCGGAGTCGCCGGACGCGGTGACCACCTCATCGCGTGCTCCGGCGGCGGCAGCAATCTCTGCGGTCTGATCGGCCCCCATCTGCGCGCCCGCGCCGACGGCGCCGACCTCCGTCTCCTCGCCGCGGAATCCACCGCCGCTCCCCGTCTCACCGCGGGCACCTACACCTACGGCCGCGCCGACCTCGGCGGCTTCACACCGGAAGTCCTCGGCTACTCGATGGGGGAGGACTTCGTCCCGCCCCCCGTCCACGTCGGCGGCCTGCGCAACCACCACAGCTCCGCCATCGTCAGCCTGCTGCGCCGCGAAGGCGTCCTGGACGCCGTCGCGTTCGAGCAGAGAACAGCGCTCGAAGCGGGCAGGCTGCTCCTGGAGACCGAGGGCCTGCTGCTCGCCCCCGAGGCGAGCCACGCGGTCGCCGCCGCCCTCGAAGTCGTCGCCAAGGCCGACGCGCAGAACCTGGAACCGGTCGTCGTGGTGCTCGCCAGCGGCTCCGGGCACCTCGATCTGCAGGGCTATCACGAAGTCCTGCGCGACGCGTGAACCGACCACCGACCACCGCACGACGCGTGAACCGACCACCCCCTACCGCACCCTGACACCTCGCGCCCAGGAGGTTCCATGCGCTTGGAGGCCTTTCAGCCGCAGGTCGGCGTGCACTGTGAAACCACGACGCTGCGCAACATGCTCCACCACGCCGGTGCGCGCCTTTCGGAACCCCTTCTCTTCGGACTCGGCCAGGGAATCGACTTCCAGTACTGGGACGCGCCGGTTCCCGGGCGCGGCGCGCCGATGCTCACCGGCCGCGTCGGCCCCGGCGAGATAGCGCGGCGGGCCTGCGCGGCACTCGGCGCGGAACTGTGCCGAGAGCGGCCGCCCGACCCCGATGCCGCGCGCACGCGAACCGCCGAACTGCTCGCCGCGGGCCACGTGGTGGGCGTGACCGTCGACATCTACCACCTCGACTACTTCTCGTCGCGGAGCCACTTCGCCGCGCACTGCATCGCGCTGTACGGACTCGACGACGACCTCGCGCACGTCGTCGACACCGCACAGCAAGGCGGGGCGCAGACGCTCCCGGGCGAGTCGCTGCGCAGGGCGCGGGACTCCCGCGAGGGCTTCCTGCCGTCGCCGAACCTCCAGATGCACATCGGCGGCCTGCCGAAACGACTCACCACCGACAGCGCGGCCGTACCGCGCGAGCAGATCTGGCACGCCGTCCGCGCCACCGCGGAGCGGATGCTCACCGACCGCGGCCCCCGGCGCGGCCCCAGCGGGCTGCGGAGGGCCGCGGCGGAGGTCTCCGGGTGGCACGACACCCTGACGCCCAGCGAGGAGCTGGTGCCCGCCACAGGGCGCTTCTGGCGGTACGCGGGCACCGGCGGAGCGAACTTCCGCGCGCTGTACCGCGACTTCCTCCGCGAAGCGCGCCACCGGACCGGCGAGGCCGCTCTGGACCGCGCGGCCGACGCCTTCGAGGGCGTGCGGCAGCAGTGGGACGAGGCGATCGACCTCCTGCTCGGCTACGGCGAAGCGGCCGACCCCGGCGGGCGGCTCAAAGCCGTCGAAGCCCTCCTGCACGCGACAGCGGACGCCGAACAGTCGGCCTTCGAGCACCTGCACCGCCTCGCCGGGGAACGCACGGGTGAGTCGCCGTGACCACACCTGACACCGACCGGCCCCGCACGACCCGGGTGAGGACCATCTGCCGCATGTGCCACGGCGGCTGCGGCGCGATCGTCGATCTGGTGGAAGGCGTTCCGACCGCCATCCACGGTGACCCCGACAACCCCACGAGCGAGGGGTACTTCTGCGTCAAGGGCAAGGCGGCACTCGACCTCGTGCACAGCCCCGACCGCCTCACCACCCCGCTGATGCGCACAGGACCGCGTGGCTCCGGGACGTTCCACCAGGTCAGCTGGGAGGCCGCCCTGGAGCGCATCGCCGGCGAACTCACCGCCAACACCGCACGGTACGGACCCGAATCGATCGTCCTGGGCCAGGGAACCGACCGCAACTACCAGGAGTGGGTGTTCCGGCTCGCGAACGCGATCGGCACACCCAACGTGGTCGGCCCGGCCCACGTGTGCTTCTACCCCCGCGTCATGGCCTCCGTGCTGACGTACGGCGGGTTCACCTTCTGCGACTACGACGGCGACCCCCACGTCATCCTGCTCTGGGGGAGCAACAAGCCGAACACCCACTCCGACGGCGTCATCGGCATCAAACTCCTGCGCGCCGTCGAGCGCGGCAGCCGCGTCATCACCATCGACCCGCGACGGACGCAGACGGCGGCCCGGTCGAGCCTCCACCTCGCCGTCCGTCCCGGCACCGACGGCGCCCTCGCGCTCGGCATGATCAAAATCGTCATCGACGAGGGCTGGTACGACCACGACTTCGTGGCCGCGCACACCACGGGCTTCGACGAACTCGCCGACCACGTCCGCGCCTACGACCTCGACACGGTGGCCCGCGTCACCGGCCTCGCCCCGGAACTGATCCTGGAGGCGACGCGCGCCTACGCCCGCGCGCCACGGGCGTGCGTCGAAGCGGGAACCGGCGTCTCGCAGAACGAGAACTGCTTCGACACCTACCGGTCCATCGCCATCCTCTCCGCGCTCTGCGGAAACCTCGACGCCCCCGGCGGCGACCTCATCTGGGACCCGATGCCGATCGAGGGCCGCCGCGCCTTCCCGCGCACCGACCTCCTCGGCGACGACCAGGCGAGGAAGCGCATCGGCGGGGACAAGCACAAGGTCCTGTCGATGTCCGGCTGGGTCGCCCCCGGAGACCTGCACGAGGCCGTCCTCAGCGGGTCCCCGTACCGCATCAGCTCGCTGGTGCTCTTCGGCAGCAACGTCCTGGCCTCGTACGAGAACACCGAGGCGGTCCTCAAGGCCCTGGCGAAGCTCGATCTGATCGTCGTCTGCGACCTGTTCATGACGCCGACGGCCAGGTACGCCGACGTCGTCCTGCCCGCGTCGAGCTGGCTGGAGCGGGACCAGATCGTCGAGTTCAACTCCTACCTCGCGGCCAGGAGGAAGGTGACGCACGTCGACGGCTGCCGGTCGGACGAGGACATCATCCTGGAACTCGCCGCCCGGCTCGGCCTCGGCCGGCACTTCTTCCCCTCCGTGGAAGCGGCGCTCGACGCCAAGCTGGCCGGTATCGGACTCACCTGGGAGCAGTTCAAGGACGTCGGCTACATCCGGAACGAAAAGCGCTACTTCAAATACCGGGCCGACGGTTTCCGTACCAGGTCGAAGCGGGTCGACCTCGTCAACAACGCGTTGCGCGGCATGGGTTACCGGGAACTGCCGGTATTCAGGACTCCACCGGCCCCGAGCCCCGAACTCCCGTACCTCATGACGAGCGCCCACGCGCGCCAGTTCTACAACAGCGAGTACCACCAGCTGCCGACCACGGCCCGCGGCCGGGCCGCGCCGCGGCTGACCGTGCACCCGCGGGCGGCGGAGCGAGAAGGCCTCAAGGACGGCGACGAGGCCGAACTGTTCGCCCGGCCCGGAGGACGCGGGGTGCGCATGGCGGTCAAGGTCTCCGAGGACGTCGAACCGCACGTCGTAGTGGCGGACGCCTGCTGGTGGTATCCCGAAGAATCCTCGGTCACCGCCGCCCTGACGTCCTCCGTGAATCTGGTGACAAACAACGATCGGACCGATGAGCACATGGGGAGCGCGACGATGAGAGGCGTACCCGTAGGAATTCGGCGAGTCGGCGCACCGTCCGGCCGGGCGACACGAGCCGACCATGAATAGCGCGCGCGGCGGTGTCGCCGGCCGGATACCGGAGACCGACGAAGGCCTGCAAGGCGACGAACTGGCGCTCAAGT harbors:
- a CDS encoding BtrH N-terminal domain-containing protein; translation: MRLEAFQPQVGVHCETTTLRNMLHHAGARLSEPLLFGLGQGIDFQYWDAPVPGRGAPMLTGRVGPGEIARRACAALGAELCRERPPDPDAARTRTAELLAAGHVVGVTVDIYHLDYFSSRSHFAAHCIALYGLDDDLAHVVDTAQQGGAQTLPGESLRRARDSREGFLPSPNLQMHIGGLPKRLTTDSAAVPREQIWHAVRATAERMLTDRGPRRGPSGLRRAAAEVSGWHDTLTPSEELVPATGRFWRYAGTGGANFRALYRDFLREARHRTGEAALDRAADAFEGVRQQWDEAIDLLLGYGEAADPGGRLKAVEALLHATADAEQSAFEHLHRLAGERTGESP
- a CDS encoding TrpB-like pyridoxal phosphate-dependent enzyme, with product MRIPSVLHEAPTPSDRSGSFVPEYWYNFLGDLPAPLPRIRDSGSPSAAEVAAQVRPRALVAQNNPSDRWVPVPEQVGERLRQCGRPTPLHRAHQLEKHLGTAARIYLKREDVLPTGSFKLNTAIAQAFYAAQEGRTTLVTETGAGQWGMSVALAAKMFGLEAEIYMVRCSLEQKPYRRHYMELLGARVRPSPSPRTEMGRRILERFPDHPGSLGTAISDAIQHALDKPSAAYLSGSGMTHVYLHQTLLGLEVEAQLGEIHGEALGVAGRGDHLIACSGGGSNLCGLIGPHLRARADGADLRLLAAESTAAPRLTAGTYTYGRADLGGFTPEVLGYSMGEDFVPPPVHVGGLRNHHSSAIVSLLRREGVLDAVAFEQRTALEAGRLLLETEGLLLAPEASHAVAAALEVVAKADAQNLEPVVVVLASGSGHLDLQGYHEVLRDA
- a CDS encoding molybdopterin-dependent oxidoreductase, with product MTTPDTDRPRTTRVRTICRMCHGGCGAIVDLVEGVPTAIHGDPDNPTSEGYFCVKGKAALDLVHSPDRLTTPLMRTGPRGSGTFHQVSWEAALERIAGELTANTARYGPESIVLGQGTDRNYQEWVFRLANAIGTPNVVGPAHVCFYPRVMASVLTYGGFTFCDYDGDPHVILLWGSNKPNTHSDGVIGIKLLRAVERGSRVITIDPRRTQTAARSSLHLAVRPGTDGALALGMIKIVIDEGWYDHDFVAAHTTGFDELADHVRAYDLDTVARVTGLAPELILEATRAYARAPRACVEAGTGVSQNENCFDTYRSIAILSALCGNLDAPGGDLIWDPMPIEGRRAFPRTDLLGDDQARKRIGGDKHKVLSMSGWVAPGDLHEAVLSGSPYRISSLVLFGSNVLASYENTEAVLKALAKLDLIVVCDLFMTPTARYADVVLPASSWLERDQIVEFNSYLAARRKVTHVDGCRSDEDIILELAARLGLGRHFFPSVEAALDAKLAGIGLTWEQFKDVGYIRNEKRYFKYRADGFRTRSKRVDLVNNALRGMGYRELPVFRTPPAPSPELPYLMTSAHARQFYNSEYHQLPTTARGRAAPRLTVHPRAAEREGLKDGDEAELFARPGGRGVRMAVKVSEDVEPHVVVADACWWYPEESSVTAALTSSVNLVTNNDRTDEHMGSATMRGVPVGIRRVGAPSGRATRADHE